One window of the Streptomyces sp. NBC_00259 genome contains the following:
- a CDS encoding BTAD domain-containing putative transcriptional regulator, with the protein MAAGRQPPPPPPSSVRAEVLGPLRLLVDGAPVDVPGTKRRAVLALLALAEGRIVTVDRLLDALWPSEVPESGRQALHNHVSRLRGHLGPAAARLETCHDGYRLALGHDELDAAQARALLATARTTVRLDPSGALRLLQEAHGLWRGPVLADLTDVAPIAAAVEEYAQLRHEVTDALVASAVDAGRAEEVLGLAAASSAADPLREPAVLLDMRARAAAGQAPEALRIGRDYRRRLADETGLDPSPALDELERDIISGGGGRMSARPGESARPATALIGRDAQVASLHRLLAAERLITLVGPGGVGKTRVAQEVARHSGAATVLLLAPVTDPAAIPYALTAALNLKTDQGDVLSACVALLGDTPGLLLIDNCEHLLDGVRDTVDVLLASCPGISVLATSREPLGLPGEYVWRLAPLPLPHPDQDPSQVPSAALFLDRARRVRPGPPPTPAELRTVADIVHRLDGMPLAIELAAGRLSTFSLTDLRDRLDRALDLLGGGSTVADARHRTLRATIDWSYRLLTEDERRLFRQLSVFADGVDLDTAERLAAELGLENDPGSTLARLVDASVLDASFEGATRYRMLDTLRAFGQDRLAAAGEDEAAAERMLRWAVELTSWIATAMTTEREPEADAVLRRELPNLRAAWRLARGRGSLDDASAMIVALYDAITYRDLVEIRAWAEELADDRALAAHPRATAVLGTAAEAAYHRGDYRKADRLARRGLETTTDSVGSGRCLLVLSVADLARGAYGDVVEHALAAAALVGPHRECLGIAALAKAYAGDLDGARTLNDRGLAAAVSPSMLSWGAYVAGEIDSLAGQGERAERNYVRAIDLARKSGATFLVGVATVGLQSVRASTGRVHEALAGYRDVIDYFARTGNWTHLWTTLRNLAELLRRLGDEEPATLIDAAAGLAPDAPVVNGPRDDGPSSPHPAGVTAPATRAPGRAAVLETARRAIERHLARA; encoded by the coding sequence ATGGCAGCCGGTCGTCAGCCACCGCCACCGCCGCCGTCGTCGGTCCGGGCGGAAGTGCTCGGGCCGCTGCGGCTGCTCGTCGACGGCGCTCCGGTGGACGTACCCGGCACCAAGAGGCGGGCGGTGCTCGCGCTGCTCGCGCTCGCCGAGGGTCGGATCGTGACCGTCGACCGCCTCCTCGACGCGCTGTGGCCGTCGGAGGTACCGGAATCGGGGCGGCAGGCCCTGCACAACCATGTGTCCCGGCTGCGCGGGCACCTCGGCCCGGCGGCTGCCCGGCTCGAGACGTGCCACGACGGCTACCGGCTGGCGCTCGGCCACGACGAACTGGACGCGGCACAGGCGCGGGCGCTGCTCGCCACGGCCCGTACGACGGTTCGGCTGGACCCTTCCGGTGCGCTCCGCCTGCTCCAGGAGGCGCACGGACTGTGGCGTGGCCCGGTTCTCGCGGACCTCACCGACGTCGCGCCCATCGCCGCCGCGGTCGAGGAGTACGCGCAGCTGCGCCACGAGGTGACCGACGCGCTGGTCGCGAGCGCCGTCGACGCAGGACGGGCCGAGGAGGTGTTGGGCCTCGCCGCCGCGTCCTCGGCGGCCGACCCGCTGCGGGAGCCCGCGGTCCTCCTGGACATGCGGGCGCGGGCGGCGGCCGGGCAGGCACCGGAGGCGCTGCGCATCGGACGCGACTACCGGCGCCGGCTGGCCGACGAGACCGGCCTCGACCCCTCACCCGCACTGGACGAGCTCGAACGCGACATCATCAGCGGGGGCGGCGGCCGGATGTCCGCCCGGCCCGGGGAGAGCGCCCGGCCGGCCACCGCACTGATCGGCCGCGACGCGCAGGTCGCCTCCCTGCACCGGCTGCTGGCGGCCGAGCGGCTCATCACACTCGTCGGGCCGGGCGGCGTCGGCAAGACCCGCGTCGCCCAGGAGGTCGCCCGACACAGCGGCGCGGCGACCGTGCTGCTGCTCGCACCGGTCACCGATCCCGCCGCCATTCCGTACGCGCTGACGGCGGCCCTGAACCTCAAGACCGACCAGGGCGACGTGCTCTCCGCCTGTGTCGCCCTGCTGGGCGACACCCCCGGCCTGTTGCTCATCGACAACTGCGAGCACCTGCTCGACGGTGTCCGGGACACGGTGGACGTGCTGCTCGCCTCCTGCCCGGGGATCTCGGTGCTCGCCACCAGCCGCGAACCCCTCGGCCTGCCCGGGGAGTACGTCTGGCGGCTGGCACCGCTCCCACTGCCGCACCCCGACCAGGACCCCTCCCAGGTGCCGTCCGCCGCGCTCTTCCTGGACCGGGCCCGACGGGTTCGCCCCGGGCCGCCGCCGACGCCCGCGGAGCTGCGTACGGTCGCCGACATCGTGCACCGGCTCGACGGGATGCCGCTGGCCATCGAGCTCGCGGCCGGCCGGCTCTCCACGTTCTCCCTCACCGATCTGCGCGACCGCCTGGACCGCGCGCTCGACCTGCTCGGCGGCGGCAGCACCGTCGCGGACGCCAGGCACCGGACGCTGCGGGCGACCATCGACTGGTCGTACCGGCTCCTCACGGAGGACGAACGGCGGCTGTTCCGGCAGCTGTCGGTCTTCGCCGACGGCGTCGACCTCGACACCGCCGAGCGGCTGGCCGCCGAACTGGGCCTGGAGAACGACCCCGGAAGCACACTGGCCCGCCTCGTCGACGCCTCCGTGCTCGACGCCTCCTTCGAGGGAGCCACCCGCTACCGCATGCTCGACACGCTGCGGGCGTTCGGGCAGGACCGGCTGGCCGCCGCCGGCGAGGACGAGGCCGCCGCGGAGCGCATGCTGCGCTGGGCCGTCGAGCTGACCTCGTGGATCGCCACGGCCATGACCACCGAGCGGGAGCCCGAGGCCGATGCCGTCCTGCGCCGCGAGCTGCCGAACCTGCGGGCGGCGTGGCGGCTGGCGCGCGGCCGGGGGTCCCTGGACGACGCCTCGGCGATGATCGTCGCGCTGTACGACGCGATCACCTACCGCGACCTCGTCGAGATCCGGGCCTGGGCGGAGGAACTCGCCGACGACCGGGCGCTCGCCGCACACCCGCGTGCGACCGCCGTACTGGGAACCGCGGCGGAGGCCGCCTACCACCGCGGTGACTACCGCAAGGCGGACCGGCTCGCCCGCAGAGGACTGGAGACGACGACGGACAGCGTCGGGTCGGGGCGCTGTCTGCTGGTGCTCTCGGTGGCCGACCTCGCCCGCGGCGCCTACGGCGACGTGGTCGAGCACGCCCTCGCCGCGGCCGCGCTCGTCGGCCCGCACCGGGAGTGCCTGGGGATCGCCGCCCTCGCGAAGGCCTACGCGGGCGATCTCGACGGGGCGCGGACACTGAACGACCGGGGGCTGGCCGCCGCGGTGTCGCCCTCGATGCTCTCCTGGGGCGCGTACGTCGCCGGGGAGATCGACAGCCTCGCGGGCCAGGGCGAGCGGGCCGAGCGGAACTACGTCCGTGCCATCGACCTGGCCAGGAAATCGGGCGCCACCTTCCTCGTCGGCGTCGCCACCGTCGGGCTCCAGTCGGTGCGCGCGTCCACGGGCCGTGTCCACGAGGCGCTCGCCGGCTACCGCGACGTCATCGACTACTTCGCCCGCACCGGCAACTGGACGCATCTGTGGACGACCCTGCGCAACCTCGCCGAGCTGCTGCGCCGGCTCGGCGACGAAGAACCGGCCACGCTCATCGACGCGGCGGCCGGCCTGGCTCCCGACGCGCCCGTCGTGAACGGCCCACGCGACGACGGGCCTTCCTCACCGCACCCGGCGGGCGTGACCGCTCCCGCGACCCGGGCCCCCGGCCGTGCCGCGGTCCTGGAGACCGCGCGCCGGGCGATCGAACGGCACCTGGCCCGGGCCTGA
- a CDS encoding phosphatase, whose translation MPIPNRAALVDHLVRTRIAGDVATPRDNNLSHYRKLANGDRHYWLGLELGDRWSDEQDVLAVMAERCGVNDDPQYRFGQDTIDPELTVDALDRMGARLKEAAAGRESVLFATGHPGGLLDVHRQTADALRSAGCEIVRIPSGLMADEGMVFQFADVAMLERGATLWHTHSPEPMAAILDGLEREGRPRPDLVVADHGWAGCAGQRGIDAVGYADCNDPALFIAEAEGTLQVTVPLDDHVTDPRFYDPLTAYLLDAAGLL comes from the coding sequence ATGCCGATACCGAACCGTGCCGCCCTCGTCGACCACCTCGTCCGCACACGTATCGCCGGAGACGTCGCCACCCCACGCGACAACAACCTCTCCCACTACCGCAAGCTCGCCAACGGGGACCGCCACTACTGGCTCGGCCTGGAGCTCGGCGACCGCTGGAGCGACGAGCAGGACGTACTGGCCGTCATGGCCGAGCGCTGCGGGGTCAACGACGATCCGCAGTACCGGTTCGGGCAGGACACCATCGACCCGGAGCTGACCGTCGACGCGCTGGACCGGATGGGGGCACGGCTGAAGGAGGCCGCCGCGGGACGGGAGTCGGTGCTCTTCGCGACCGGTCACCCGGGCGGGCTTCTCGACGTGCACCGGCAGACGGCGGACGCGCTCAGATCCGCGGGCTGCGAGATCGTCCGGATCCCGTCCGGGCTCATGGCGGACGAGGGCATGGTCTTCCAGTTCGCCGATGTCGCGATGCTGGAGCGCGGCGCGACGCTCTGGCACACCCACTCCCCGGAGCCGATGGCCGCGATCCTCGACGGACTGGAGCGGGAGGGCCGGCCCCGGCCGGACCTCGTGGTCGCCGACCACGGATGGGCGGGCTGCGCGGGCCAGCGGGGCATCGACGCCGTCGGATACGCCGACTGCAACGACCCGGCGCTGTTCATCGCCGAGGCGGAGGGCACCCTCCAGGTCACCGTCCCGCTGGACGACCACGTCACGGACCCGCGCTTCTACGACCCGCTGACGGCCTACCTCCTGGACGCCGCGGGCCTTCTCTGA
- a CDS encoding SACE_7040 family transcriptional regulator, with the protein MTTRTDAPTRREQILKEAARLFAERGFHGVGVDEIGAAVGISGPGLYRHFAGKDAMLAELLVGISGRLLDGGRRRVAEADGVPEQVLSSLIDGHIDFALDDRPLITLHDRELDRLRDSDRKLVRQLQRQYVELWVDVVRTLHPDAAEGQVRAAVHAVFGLLNSTPHLGSYGNGLPGRAAMEVLLRKLAHGAFASLSA; encoded by the coding sequence ATGACCACCAGGACCGACGCGCCGACCCGCCGCGAACAGATCCTCAAGGAGGCCGCCCGGCTCTTCGCCGAGCGCGGCTTCCACGGCGTCGGCGTCGACGAGATAGGCGCCGCCGTGGGTATCAGCGGGCCCGGGCTGTACCGGCACTTCGCCGGCAAGGACGCGATGCTCGCCGAGCTGCTGGTCGGCATCTCCGGCCGGCTGCTGGACGGCGGCAGGCGCCGGGTCGCCGAGGCCGACGGCGTCCCGGAGCAGGTGCTCTCCTCGCTCATCGACGGGCACATCGACTTCGCCCTCGACGACCGCCCGCTGATCACCCTGCACGACCGCGAGCTGGACCGGCTGCGCGACAGCGACCGCAAGCTCGTGCGGCAGCTCCAGCGCCAGTACGTCGAGCTGTGGGTGGACGTGGTCCGCACCCTGCACCCCGACGCCGCCGAGGGCCAGGTCCGGGCGGCCGTCCACGCCGTGTTCGGCCTGCTCAACTCCACCCCCCACCTCGGCTCGTACGGGAACGGCCTGCCGGGCCGTGCCGCCATGGAGGTGCTGCTGCGCAAGCTGGCCCACGGGGCGTTCGCGTCGCTGTCGGCGTGA
- the tesB gene encoding acyl-CoA thioesterase II, with translation MTKALDDLLDLLDLEQIEQDYFRGRSRSAIVPRVFGGQVAAQALVAAGRTVPDDRTAHSLHAYFLRMGDPGAPIVYTVDRIRDGRSFTTRRVVAVQHGQPIFHLSASFQTYEEGLDHQAPMPAAPDPDTLPTAEQTLPRYVDRFVHPSVVDRMLEARAAVDLRYVDAPPYASVGEPREPRSQVWFRTNGELADDPLLHVCLATYVSDMTLLDSVLLAHGRGGWAVGDVVGASLDHAMWFHRPFRADQWLLYDQESPSAHGGRGLGQARIYTQDGQLAISVIQEGVVRVPHD, from the coding sequence GTGACGAAGGCGCTCGACGACCTGCTCGATCTGCTCGACCTGGAGCAGATCGAGCAGGACTACTTCCGGGGCCGCTCGCGGTCGGCGATCGTGCCCCGGGTCTTCGGCGGACAGGTCGCGGCCCAGGCGCTCGTCGCCGCGGGCCGCACCGTCCCCGACGACCGCACGGCCCACTCCCTGCACGCGTACTTCCTGCGCATGGGCGACCCCGGTGCCCCGATCGTCTACACGGTCGACCGCATCCGTGACGGCCGCTCCTTCACGACCCGCCGGGTCGTCGCCGTCCAGCACGGCCAGCCGATCTTCCATCTCTCGGCGTCCTTCCAGACGTACGAGGAGGGGCTCGACCACCAGGCGCCGATGCCGGCCGCCCCGGACCCGGACACCCTGCCGACGGCGGAGCAGACCCTGCCTCGCTACGTGGACAGGTTCGTGCACCCCAGCGTCGTGGACCGGATGCTGGAGGCCCGGGCTGCCGTCGATCTGCGGTACGTGGACGCTCCTCCGTACGCCAGCGTCGGCGAGCCCCGCGAGCCGCGTTCGCAGGTGTGGTTCCGCACGAACGGCGAGCTCGCGGACGACCCCCTGCTGCACGTCTGCCTCGCGACCTACGTCTCGGACATGACCCTGCTCGACTCGGTACTGCTGGCCCACGGGCGCGGCGGCTGGGCGGTCGGCGATGTCGTGGGAGCGTCGCTGGACCACGCGATGTGGTTCCACCGGCCGTTCCGCGCCGACCAATGGCTGCTGTACGACCAGGAGTCGCCCAGCGCGCACGGCGGGCGGGGCCTCGGCCAGGCCCGTATCTACACCCAGGACGGGCAGCTGGCGATCTCGGTGATCCAGGAGGGCGTGGTCCGCGTCCCGCACGACTAG
- a CDS encoding cation diffusion facilitator family transporter produces MASDKITGGGPEGPGGPVGPPGGPVGEPADAPVPPPERIEPGEVPDSTFTVIVAGLANLGIAVAKAVAGVISGSSAMLSEAAHSVADTVTEVLLLTALKRSAKPADEEHPLGYGPERYIWAMLASVATFVGGAVFSVYDGVHTLAQGEELGDPLPSYIVLAVAAVLEGYSLRTGVRQIRGEAARFGTPARRYLRYTPDTAVKSVVMEDAAGLSGLLLAAGGLAGAQLTGSSVWDGIASILIGLLLVYVAWVLGRSNAQLLIGRPLPPSMRDAVHEELLTVPHVVEVLELTTLIQGPTEILIAAKVNFRDVASAEQVEWACEDAEEQLRQRFPAIRRVYLDATPGVHQVRPAGVHDARPPDGGR; encoded by the coding sequence ATGGCGAGCGACAAGATCACCGGCGGCGGCCCGGAGGGACCGGGCGGTCCCGTCGGTCCGCCCGGCGGCCCCGTCGGTGAGCCGGCCGACGCCCCCGTACCGCCGCCGGAGCGGATCGAGCCCGGGGAGGTGCCGGATAGCACCTTCACGGTGATCGTCGCGGGGCTGGCGAATCTCGGCATCGCGGTGGCGAAGGCCGTCGCCGGCGTGATCAGCGGTTCGAGCGCGATGCTGTCCGAGGCCGCGCACTCGGTCGCGGACACCGTCACGGAAGTGCTGCTGCTGACCGCGCTCAAGCGGAGCGCGAAGCCGGCCGACGAGGAGCATCCGCTCGGGTACGGGCCCGAGCGGTACATCTGGGCGATGCTCGCGTCCGTCGCCACGTTCGTCGGCGGCGCGGTCTTCTCCGTCTACGACGGCGTCCACACCCTCGCGCAGGGCGAGGAGCTGGGCGATCCGCTGCCCTCGTACATCGTGCTCGCCGTCGCCGCCGTGCTGGAGGGCTACTCGCTGCGGACCGGTGTACGGCAGATCCGCGGGGAGGCGGCACGCTTCGGCACGCCCGCGCGGCGCTATCTGCGCTACACCCCGGACACCGCGGTCAAGTCCGTGGTGATGGAGGACGCCGCGGGGCTGAGCGGTCTGCTGCTCGCGGCGGGCGGTCTGGCCGGGGCGCAGCTCACGGGCTCCTCCGTCTGGGACGGCATCGCCTCGATCCTCATCGGGCTGCTGCTGGTGTACGTCGCCTGGGTGCTGGGCCGCAGCAACGCCCAGCTGCTGATCGGGCGCCCGCTGCCGCCGTCGATGAGGGACGCGGTGCACGAGGAGCTGCTCACCGTGCCGCACGTCGTCGAGGTGCTGGAGCTGACCACGCTGATCCAGGGCCCCACCGAGATCCTGATCGCCGCGAAGGTGAACTTCCGGGACGTCGCCTCGGCCGAGCAGGTCGAGTGGGCCTGCGAGGACGCCGAGGAACAGCTGCGCCAGCGCTTCCCGGCGATCCGCAGGGTGTACCTGGACGCGACACCGGGGGTGCACCAGGTACGGCCGGCGGGTGTGCACGACGCGCGGCCGCCCGACGGGGGCCGGTGA
- a CDS encoding class I SAM-dependent methyltransferase, translated as MDHDKVKEFLGRFVADLGAAGAAGSVVIGHRLGLYRALAQGAATPEQFAERTGCHVRYLTEWLRGQAAGGYVSYDPATEAFSLTEEQAFCLADPDGPDVSAAFLVVLGYLRAEPRITEAFRTGEGVAWHEHDEDVFVGCDAFYRPGYVAELIPNWIPALDGVDEKLTAGARVADLGCGLGSSSLLLAEAYPRTSVVGSDYHAESIERARKKAAEAGSGDRVSFEVASAQTFSGTDYDLVMMFDCLHDLGDPLGAARRVRQALAPDGTWLLVEPYASDEVEENFNPVGRLYYSGSTFLCVPNGLSQPGGRALGAQAGEAAVRQVMADAGFTRFHRAARTAFNLVYEIRP; from the coding sequence ATGGACCACGACAAGGTGAAGGAGTTCCTCGGGCGGTTCGTGGCGGACCTGGGCGCGGCCGGCGCCGCCGGATCGGTGGTGATCGGTCACCGGCTCGGCCTCTACCGCGCGCTCGCCCAGGGCGCGGCGACGCCTGAGCAGTTCGCCGAGCGCACCGGTTGCCACGTGCGCTATCTGACCGAGTGGCTGCGCGGACAGGCCGCGGGCGGGTACGTGAGCTACGACCCGGCGACGGAGGCGTTCTCGCTGACCGAGGAGCAGGCGTTCTGCCTGGCCGACCCCGACGGCCCGGACGTGTCGGCGGCGTTCCTCGTCGTGCTCGGCTATCTGCGCGCCGAGCCGCGCATCACCGAGGCCTTCCGTACCGGCGAGGGTGTCGCCTGGCACGAACACGACGAGGACGTCTTCGTCGGCTGTGACGCGTTCTACCGGCCCGGCTACGTGGCCGAGCTGATCCCGAACTGGATCCCGGCGCTGGACGGCGTCGACGAGAAGCTGACCGCCGGGGCCCGCGTAGCCGACCTCGGCTGCGGCCTCGGCTCCTCGTCACTGCTCCTCGCCGAGGCGTACCCCCGCACCTCCGTCGTCGGCTCGGACTACCACGCCGAGTCGATCGAGCGGGCGCGCAAGAAGGCCGCGGAAGCCGGGAGCGGCGACCGGGTCTCCTTCGAGGTGGCGAGCGCGCAGACCTTCTCGGGCACGGACTACGACCTGGTCATGATGTTCGACTGCCTGCACGACTTGGGCGATCCGCTCGGCGCCGCCCGGAGGGTGCGTCAGGCGCTGGCGCCGGACGGCACATGGCTGCTGGTGGAGCCGTACGCCTCCGACGAGGTCGAGGAGAACTTCAACCCGGTCGGTCGGCTGTACTACAGCGGCTCCACGTTCCTGTGCGTGCCCAACGGGCTCTCCCAGCCGGGCGGCCGCGCCCTGGGCGCGCAGGCCGGCGAGGCCGCGGTCCGCCAGGTGATGGCCGACGCCGGCTTCACCCGGTTCCATCGCGCCGCCCGGACCGCGTTCAACCTGGTGTACGAGATCCGGCCGTGA
- a CDS encoding acyl-CoA dehydrogenase family protein, producing MRRTVFNEDHEAFRETIRAFIEAEVVPVYDEWFAAGQAPRDFYYKLGELGVFGINVPEEFGGAGLDTHKFEAVLYEETSRAGVNFGGSGVHVLLALPYLKMLATDEQKKRYLTKFVTGEEMWALAMTEPGTGSDVAGMKTTAKLTEDGSHYVLNGAKTFITGGVHADRVIVCARTSAPREDDRRFGISLFAVDTTSAGYSVGRKLDKLGLRTSDTAELAFVDVKVPVEDLLGEENKGFYYLGQNLPSERWGIAFGAYAQAKAAVRFAQQYVTDRTVFGKPVASFQNTKFELAACQAEVDAAEAVADRALEALDAGELTAAEAASAKLFCTEVAHRVIDRCLQLHGGYGYMNEYPIARLYADNRVNRIYGGTSEVMKSIIAKSMGL from the coding sequence GTGCGCCGGACCGTATTCAACGAGGACCACGAAGCGTTCCGGGAGACCATCCGCGCCTTCATCGAGGCCGAGGTCGTTCCCGTCTACGACGAGTGGTTCGCCGCCGGCCAGGCGCCGCGCGACTTCTACTACAAGCTCGGCGAGCTGGGCGTCTTCGGCATCAACGTCCCCGAGGAGTTCGGCGGCGCGGGCCTGGACACGCACAAGTTCGAGGCCGTGCTCTACGAGGAGACCTCGCGCGCGGGCGTGAACTTCGGCGGATCCGGTGTGCACGTGCTGCTCGCCCTGCCGTACCTCAAGATGCTCGCCACCGACGAGCAGAAGAAGCGCTACCTGACGAAGTTCGTCACCGGCGAGGAGATGTGGGCGCTGGCGATGACCGAGCCGGGCACCGGCTCCGACGTCGCCGGCATGAAGACCACCGCCAAGCTCACGGAGGACGGCAGCCACTACGTCCTCAACGGCGCCAAGACGTTCATCACCGGCGGCGTGCACGCCGACCGCGTGATCGTGTGCGCCCGCACCTCCGCCCCGCGCGAGGACGACCGCCGCTTCGGCATCTCCCTCTTCGCGGTGGACACCACGTCCGCGGGCTACTCCGTGGGCCGCAAGCTGGACAAGCTCGGCCTGCGCACCTCCGACACCGCCGAGCTGGCCTTCGTCGACGTCAAGGTCCCGGTCGAGGACCTGCTCGGCGAGGAGAACAAGGGCTTCTACTACCTCGGCCAGAACCTGCCCTCCGAGCGCTGGGGCATCGCGTTCGGCGCGTACGCCCAGGCCAAGGCCGCCGTCCGGTTCGCCCAGCAGTACGTGACGGACCGCACGGTCTTCGGCAAGCCGGTCGCCAGCTTCCAGAACACCAAGTTCGAGCTGGCCGCCTGCCAGGCCGAGGTGGACGCCGCCGAGGCCGTCGCCGACCGTGCCCTGGAGGCGCTGGACGCCGGCGAGCTGACCGCGGCCGAGGCCGCCTCCGCGAAGCTGTTCTGCACCGAGGTCGCCCACCGCGTCATCGACCGCTGCCTCCAGCTGCACGGCGGCTACGGCTACATGAACGAGTACCCGATCGCCCGCCTCTACGCCGACAACCGCGTCAACCGCATCTACGGCGGCACCAGCGAGGTCATGAAGTCGATCATCGCCAAGTCGATGGGCCTGTAG
- a CDS encoding MFS transporter produces MLSSAAAPSRLWTRNFSLYFTARIVSMLGDAMVPVALSVAMLSLGYGVSGVGFALAAWMGAFALFVVFGGVLADRFHPRPLMIGSDAARCLIQGGLAAYLWFGHPPLWFIIVGAALRGIATAMFQPGVSGLVPQVAADPQKANAVVRLSEGISAMAGPAIAGMLVATTSAASAFALNAATYAVSGICLVALRLPRYEVDRSASTLVNLRTGWDEFRSRSWLWGVILIWWVLGVFVWGPVTPLGAASVIAAHGNAAFGFAEGAFGAGCVLGALAAYRIRPARPLFGGGLAMFLFPLMPLAAALVPSLPLIMLGYAVSGVGWAFWSVQWATTVQTQIPEDRLNRVAAYEIGGSILAVPFGYAIAGPAGTFFGIHRLLLVAALVGLCCAVALVAAPPIRRLRRAPAAVRSARVDDGGERRPAAARDDRCAAVRDLGAADGDA; encoded by the coding sequence GTGCTCTCGTCTGCCGCCGCGCCGTCCCGGCTCTGGACCCGGAACTTCAGCCTCTACTTCACCGCCCGGATCGTCTCGATGCTGGGCGACGCGATGGTCCCGGTCGCGCTGTCGGTCGCGATGCTCTCGCTCGGATACGGGGTGAGCGGAGTCGGGTTCGCGCTCGCCGCCTGGATGGGAGCGTTCGCGCTCTTCGTCGTGTTCGGCGGAGTGCTGGCGGACCGGTTCCACCCCCGGCCCCTGATGATCGGCTCCGACGCGGCCCGGTGTCTGATCCAGGGCGGGCTCGCGGCGTACCTCTGGTTCGGCCATCCGCCGCTGTGGTTCATCATCGTCGGCGCGGCGCTGCGCGGGATCGCGACCGCCATGTTCCAGCCGGGCGTCTCCGGCCTGGTGCCACAGGTCGCCGCCGACCCGCAGAAGGCCAACGCGGTGGTGCGGCTGAGCGAAGGGATCTCGGCGATGGCCGGGCCCGCGATCGCCGGCATGCTCGTCGCCACCACCTCGGCGGCCTCGGCGTTCGCCCTCAACGCGGCCACCTACGCGGTCAGCGGGATCTGCCTGGTCGCGCTGCGGCTGCCCAGGTACGAGGTGGACCGGTCGGCGTCCACCCTGGTGAACCTGCGCACCGGCTGGGACGAGTTCCGCTCCCGGTCCTGGCTGTGGGGCGTCATCCTCATCTGGTGGGTGCTCGGCGTCTTCGTCTGGGGCCCGGTCACCCCGCTGGGCGCGGCCTCCGTCATCGCCGCGCACGGCAACGCCGCGTTCGGCTTCGCCGAGGGCGCGTTCGGTGCCGGCTGTGTCCTCGGGGCACTGGCCGCGTACCGGATCCGCCCGGCCCGCCCGCTCTTCGGCGGCGGGCTCGCGATGTTCCTGTTCCCGCTGATGCCGCTCGCGGCGGCCCTGGTCCCGAGCCTGCCACTGATCATGCTCGGGTACGCGGTGAGCGGGGTGGGCTGGGCGTTCTGGAGCGTCCAGTGGGCCACCACCGTGCAGACCCAGATCCCCGAGGACCGCCTCAACCGGGTGGCCGCCTACGAGATCGGCGGCTCCATCCTCGCCGTCCCCTTCGGCTACGCGATCGCCGGGCCCGCCGGGACCTTCTTCGGCATTCATCGACTCCTGCTGGTCGCCGCCCTCGTCGGCCTGTGCTGTGCCGTCGCTCTCGTCGCGGCGCCTCCCATCCGCCGCCTTCGCCGCGCCCCGGCGGCCGTGCGATCGGCCCGTGTCGATGACGGCGGGGAACGGCGCCCGGCAGCGGCGCGGGACGACCGGTGTGCGGCCGTGCGGGACCTCGGCGCGGCGGACGGGGACGCCTGA